The genome window AGAGCGAGCTGGGCGAGCGCCCGGCCGCGCTGCGCGAACTGTTCGCGGCCGGCGAGCCGCTCAACCCCGAGGTGATCGCCCAGGTCGAGCGGCACTGGGGCCTGACCATCCGGGACGGCTTCGGGCAGACCGAGACCACCCTGCTGATCGGCAACCTGCCCGGCGAGCCCATCAAGCCCGGCTCGATGGGCCGCCCGCTGCCCGGCGTGCCGGTGGTACTGGTCGACCCGGTCAGCGGCGAGCCGGCCGAGGAGGGCGAGATCTGCCTCGACCTCGCCCGCCGCCCGCTCAACCTGATGACCGGTTACCTCGACGACGAGCAACGCAACGCCGAGGCGATGGCCGGCGGTTACTACCACACGGGCGACGTGGCCAGCCGGGACGCCGACGGCGACATCACCTACATCGGCCGCACCGACGACGTGTTCAAGGCCTCCGACTACAAGATCTCGCCGTTCGAGCTGGAGAGCGTGCTGATCGAGCACCCGGCGGTGGCCGAGGCGGCCGTGGTGCCCGCGCCCGACCCGACCCGGCTCGCGGTGCCCAAGGCCTACGTGGCGCTGGCCGCGGGCTGGGCGCCGGACCGGGAGACCGCGCTGGCGATCCTGCGGCACGCCCGGGAGAACCTCGCCCCCTACCTGCGGGTGCGCCGACTGGAGTTCTACGAGCTGCCGAAGACCATCTCCGGCAAGATCCGCCGGGTCGAGCTGCGCACCCGCGAGCAGCAGGGCGCGGAGCTGACCGAGGAGTGGCGCGACGACCAGTTCCCGGAGTTGAAGGGGTAGTCAGTCCGTCAGCGTGATGCGGATGCCGACCATGCCGTCGGCGCCGCGCCGCAGCCGGCTGCCCAGCATGACCAGGCGGCCGACCAGCCCGTACTTGCGGGCCAGCAGGCGGCGGTAGGGCGCGGGGTCCACCAGTTCGGCGGTGGCCGGCACCGGGTCGCCGGTGGCCTGCCCGCGGACGTCGCACGGCCCGACCAGGACGTCGGGCCGGCGGCGGATCCGCTTGGCCTTCCAGCTGTCGGCCACCGTCCAGACGCCGAGCGAGGCGCCGTCGCGCACCACCCAGACCGGGGTCGGCACCGGCGTGCCGTCCTTCTTGTACGAGGTGACCAGCAGGTACTTGCCGTTGCCCAGCTGCTCCAGCAGCGCGTCATGCATGGCCGGACTGTACAGCTGTCAGAATGCACTGCGTACGCGCAGCGCAACTCTGGAGAAGGTGACCGGCTTCGTGACCACGCCAGCCGAACAAGCAGTCGGGCGACGGATCGCCGAGGAACTCGGGGTCCGGGAGGGCCAGGTGAGGGCGGCGGTCGAGCTGCTGGACGGCGGCTCGACCGTCCCGTTCATCGCCCGCTACCGCAAGGAGGTCACCGGGGAGCTGGACGACGCCCAGCTGCGCACCCTGGAGGAGCGGCTGCGCTACCTGCGCGAGCTGGAGGAGCGCCGGGCCGCGGTGCTGGAGTCGATCGAGACGCAGGGCAAGCTGGACGACGCGCTGCGCGCCCAGATCCTGGGCGCCGACTCCAAGGCCCGGCTGGAGGACATCTACCTGCCCTTCAAGCCCAAGCGGCGGACCAAGGCGCAGGCGGCCCGGGAGGCCGGCCTGGAGCCGCTGGCCGACACCCTGCTGGCCGACCCCTCGCAGGACCCGGCCGCGCTGGCCGCGACCTTCACCAACGAGCAGGTGGCCGACACCGCCGCCGCGCTGGACGGCGCCCGCTCGATCCTGGTCGAGCGGTTCGCCGAGGACGCCGACCTGATCGGCTCGCTGCGCGAGCGGATGTGGACCCGGGGCCGGCTGGTCGCCAAGGTCCGCGACGGCAAGGAGCAGGACGGCACCAAGTTCGCCGACTACTTCGAGTTCGCCGAGCCCTACACCAAGCTCCCCTCGCACCGGATCCTGGCGATGCTGCGCGGCGAGAAGGAGGAGGTGCTCGACCTCGACCTCTCCCCGTACGAGGGCGAGGAGGGCGACCTGCCGGACGAGCGCGACTACGAGCAGCGGATCGCCGCCCGGTTCGGCGTGGCCGACCACGGCCGCCCGGCCGACAAGTGGCTCGGCGACACCGTCCGTTGGGCCTGGCGGACCCGGATCCTGGTCCGGCTCGGCCTGGACCTGCGCGGCCGGCTGCGCCAGGACGCCGAGGACGAGGCCGTCAAGGTGTTCGCCGCCAACCTGCGCGACCTGCTGCTCGCCGCCCCCGCCGGCACCCGCGCCACCATGGGCCTGGACCCGGGCTTCCGCACCGGCGTCAAGGTCGCGGTGGTGGACGCCACCGGAAAGGTGGTCGCGCACGACACCATCTACCCGCACCAGCCCGCCAACAAGTGGGACGCGGCGCTGGCCACCCTGGCCAAGTTGGCCCAGGCCCACGACGTGGAGCTGGTGGCGATCGGCAACGGCACCGCCTCCCGGGAGACCGACAAGCTCGCCGAGGACCTGATCGGGCGTCACCCGGAGCTGAAGCTGACCAAGGCGATGGTCTCCGAGGCCGGCGCCTCGGTCTACTCGGCCTCCGCCTTCGCCTCCCAGGAGCTGCCGGAGCTCAACGTCTCGATCCGCGGCGCGGTCTCGATCGCCCGCCGGCTCCAGGACCCGCTGGCCGAGCTGGTGAAGATCGACCCCAAGTCGATCGGCGTCGGCCAGTACCAGCACGACCTGAGCGAGGTGAAGCTCTCCCGCTCGCTGGACGCGGTGGTCGAGGACTGCGTGAACGCGGTCGGCGTGGACGTCAACACCGCCT of Kitasatospora viridis contains these proteins:
- a CDS encoding PPOX class F420-dependent oxidoreductase; the encoded protein is MHDALLEQLGNGKYLLVTSYKKDGTPVPTPVWVVRDGASLGVWTVADSWKAKRIRRRPDVLVGPCDVRGQATGDPVPATAELVDPAPYRRLLARKYGLVGRLVMLGSRLRRGADGMVGIRITLTD
- a CDS encoding Tex family protein, with translation MTTPAEQAVGRRIAEELGVREGQVRAAVELLDGGSTVPFIARYRKEVTGELDDAQLRTLEERLRYLRELEERRAAVLESIETQGKLDDALRAQILGADSKARLEDIYLPFKPKRRTKAQAAREAGLEPLADTLLADPSQDPAALAATFTNEQVADTAAALDGARSILVERFAEDADLIGSLRERMWTRGRLVAKVRDGKEQDGTKFADYFEFAEPYTKLPSHRILAMLRGEKEEVLDLDLSPYEGEEGDLPDERDYEQRIAARFGVADHGRPADKWLGDTVRWAWRTRILVRLGLDLRGRLRQDAEDEAVKVFAANLRDLLLAAPAGTRATMGLDPGFRTGVKVAVVDATGKVVAHDTIYPHQPANKWDAALATLAKLAQAHDVELVAIGNGTASRETDKLAEDLIGRHPELKLTKAMVSEAGASVYSASAFASQELPELNVSIRGAVSIARRLQDPLAELVKIDPKSIGVGQYQHDLSEVKLSRSLDAVVEDCVNAVGVDVNTASAPLLTRVSGVTATLADNIVAHRDANGPFRTRKSLKDVARLGPKAFEQCAGFLRIPGGDDPLDASAVHPEAYPVVRRILAKTGGTMGELIGNGQLLRGLRPGEFADDTFGVPTVTDILGELDKPGRDPRPAFRTATFKEGVDKIGDLEVGMVLEGVVTNVAAFGAFVDVGVHQDGLVHVSALSAKFVKDPREVVKPGDVVTCKVVSVDVQRKRIGLTLRLDDEVQPAAEGRGGGQRGGGQRGGGNSGGNGGGNGGGGGGQRDRGPRPPRQDRRGAAPAPVVNSAMADALRRAGLTGK